From the Butyrivibrio fibrisolvens genome, one window contains:
- a CDS encoding exonuclease SbcCD subunit D has product MHLSDLHLGIKVYEFDLFEDQKYMLDNIIKIAIAKDVDGIMISGDVYDRPIPPAESVALFDSFLTRLSDEGIKAYITSGNHDSQERLSFGSKLMNKSGIFFGGTFDGTVPRMDLEDEYGQVHLYMLPFLKPSIVRAHMADDTGSSDNMRSVENKTNSITEDNKSTDNNTGDINANDICPDENSDLDIDSKDAISARISKDDITSYQKAIDYVLSGLQIDESARNIIMAHQFVTGATRSDSEEISVGGVDEISADSFDLFDYVALGHIHTPQIIGGNEHIRYCGTMLKYSFSECKKNKSVPIITLKEKGNIDIELAELIPQRDMREIKGTYLDLTAKKNYADTNTDDYIHVTLTDEDDVPDALGRLRSIYPNIMKLDYDNLRTRAVYNSEIPDEVEKKSPLDLFQEFYNLQNGRDLTLEESTYVQSQIEKLWEGGV; this is encoded by the coding sequence ATGCATTTATCAGATTTGCATCTTGGGATCAAGGTATACGAATTTGATCTTTTTGAAGATCAAAAGTATATGCTTGACAATATAATCAAAATTGCCATAGCCAAAGATGTAGATGGAATCATGATAAGCGGTGATGTATATGACAGACCTATTCCACCGGCAGAGTCTGTTGCACTTTTTGATTCATTTCTCACAAGATTATCAGATGAGGGCATAAAAGCATATATTACTTCCGGCAATCACGATTCCCAGGAGAGACTATCTTTTGGCTCCAAGCTTATGAACAAAAGTGGGATCTTTTTTGGCGGAACTTTTGACGGAACTGTTCCAAGGATGGATCTGGAAGATGAGTATGGTCAGGTTCACCTGTATATGCTGCCTTTTTTAAAGCCTTCTATTGTCAGAGCGCATATGGCAGATGATACCGGTAGCTCTGATAATATGAGAAGTGTTGAAAACAAAACTAATAGTATAACTGAAGATAATAAAAGCACGGATAACAATACCGGCGATATAAATGCTAATGATATATGTCCTGATGAGAACAGTGACTTGGATATTGATTCTAAGGATGCAATCAGCGCTAGAATATCCAAAGATGATATAACATCTTATCAGAAAGCGATAGATTATGTTTTATCCGGATTGCAGATTGATGAAAGTGCCCGCAATATAATCATGGCTCATCAGTTTGTAACTGGTGCAACCAGAAGTGATTCTGAAGAGATAAGTGTAGGCGGAGTAGATGAGATTAGTGCAGATAGCTTTGATTTATTTGACTATGTCGCACTTGGTCATATCCATACTCCCCAGATAATCGGTGGTAATGAGCATATAAGATATTGCGGAACTATGCTCAAATACTCCTTTTCCGAATGTAAGAAAAATAAAAGCGTTCCAATAATCACCCTTAAAGAAAAGGGCAATATTGATATTGAGCTTGCAGAACTTATCCCGCAAAGGGATATGAGAGAGATTAAAGGGACTTACCTTGATCTTACAGCAAAGAAAAATTATGCAGATACAAATACTGATGATTATATTCATGTGACACTTACTGATGAGGATGATGTTCCGGATGCTCTGGGAAGGCTCCGCTCCATATATCCCAATATCATGAAGCTTGATTATGACAACCTTCGTACAAGGGCTGTTTATAACAGTGAGATTCCAGATGAAGTCGAGAAGAAATCTCCTCTTGACCTATTCCAGGAGTTTTATAATCTGCAAAATGGACGTGATCTTACTTTGGAAGAGTCAACTTATGTTCAGTCACAGATTGAGAAGCTCTGGGAAGGAGGAGTCTGA